In Gemmatimonadales bacterium, a single window of DNA contains:
- the nusA gene encoding transcription termination factor NusA, producing MATSTEMLAAFRELSTTKQLDRAELLDLLHDGIQAALVRKYGPTVRFELAVDELKGGLTVTRLRQVVEVVEDPASQVSVEEARFEDPEFEPGDMLEEDIPFAAFGRLAVQAAKQRIIQRVREGERARIRDEFEDKVGELLSGEIQQIERGKLVIMLNKFREAEAIIPYREQNHREHFHQGDTIRAVLKRLEETPKGPRLILSRADGLFVKALFKLEVPEIQQGIIEIRAIAREVGSRTKVAVISRDDAIDAVGACVGLKGSRVQAVVNELSGERIDIVPWSPDPERFAKQALAPARVARVIADPASKTINAVVDEDQLSLAIGRNGQNVRLASELTGWKIDLYSSREWLERGGESPLFAPLPPEEEIALQVPLAELEGLAPELVGLLANAGFTMLNDVLDLERDDFLRVPGMTPEAADQLVGFLTELTTDESEAGEDAAPSA from the coding sequence ATGGCAACCTCGACTGAAATGCTCGCTGCGTTCCGCGAACTGTCCACCACCAAGCAGCTCGACCGCGCGGAACTGCTCGATCTCCTGCACGACGGCATCCAGGCCGCGCTGGTCCGCAAGTACGGGCCGACGGTGCGGTTCGAGCTCGCCGTGGATGAACTGAAGGGGGGCCTGACGGTCACCCGGCTTCGGCAGGTGGTGGAGGTGGTGGAAGACCCGGCCAGCCAGGTGTCAGTGGAGGAGGCCCGGTTCGAGGACCCGGAGTTCGAGCCCGGCGACATGCTGGAAGAGGACATCCCCTTCGCGGCGTTCGGCCGGCTGGCGGTGCAGGCCGCCAAGCAGCGGATCATCCAGCGGGTGCGCGAGGGTGAGCGGGCCCGGATCCGCGACGAATTCGAGGACAAGGTCGGCGAGCTGCTCAGCGGCGAAATCCAGCAGATCGAGCGCGGCAAGCTGGTCATCATGCTCAACAAGTTCCGCGAGGCGGAGGCGATCATCCCCTACCGCGAGCAGAACCACCGCGAGCACTTCCACCAGGGCGACACCATCCGCGCGGTGCTCAAGCGGCTGGAGGAGACGCCGAAGGGTCCGCGATTGATCCTGAGCCGCGCGGACGGGCTGTTCGTCAAGGCGCTCTTCAAGCTCGAGGTCCCGGAAATCCAGCAGGGCATCATTGAGATCCGCGCCATCGCGCGTGAGGTCGGCAGCCGGACCAAGGTCGCCGTCATTTCCCGTGACGACGCCATCGACGCCGTCGGCGCCTGCGTCGGCCTGAAGGGCTCGCGCGTCCAGGCGGTGGTCAATGAACTGAGCGGCGAGCGGATTGACATCGTCCCGTGGTCGCCCGATCCGGAGCGCTTCGCCAAGCAGGCGCTGGCCCCGGCGCGCGTGGCCCGCGTCATCGCCGATCCCGCCTCGAAGACGATCAACGCCGTGGTCGACGAGGACCAGCTCTCGCTGGCCATCGGGCGCAACGGGCAGAACGTGCGCCTCGCCTCCGAACTGACCGGGTGGAAGATCGACCTCTACTCGAGCCGTGAGTGGCTGGAGCGCGGCGGCGAGAGCCCGCTCTTCGCCCCGCTGCCGCCCGAGGAGGAAATCGCGCTGCAGGTGCCGCTGGCGGAGCTCGAGGGGCTGGCACCGGAACTCGTCGGCCTGCTGGCCAACGCTGGCTTCACGATGCTCAACGACGTGCTCGATCTCGAGCGCGACGACTTTCTCCGCGTGCCCGGCATGACGCCGGAAGCGGCGGATCAGCTGGTTGGCTTCCTGACCGAGCTCACGACGGACGAGAGCGAGGCAGGGGAGGACGCGGCGCCCTCCGCGTGA
- a CDS encoding ribosomal L7Ae/L30e/S12e/Gadd45 family protein, with the protein MLGLLGLGLRAGHVVIGVDGVRRSIQSGQVKCVVVASDASPRAVDKVIRLAEAQGVPLVPGPAADLIGRQLGRPPVMVAGVRDRALAEGLGRLAREVPEED; encoded by the coding sequence GTGCTCGGCCTGCTGGGCCTCGGCCTGCGGGCGGGGCACGTCGTGATCGGGGTCGACGGCGTCAGGCGGTCGATCCAGTCGGGGCAGGTGAAGTGCGTGGTGGTCGCATCAGACGCGAGCCCGCGCGCCGTGGACAAGGTGATTCGGCTGGCCGAGGCGCAGGGTGTCCCCCTGGTGCCGGGGCCGGCGGCCGATCTGATAGGCAGGCAGTTGGGACGGCCCCCTGTGATGGTGGCCGGAGTGCGGGACCGCGCGTTGGCCGAAGGTTTGGGCCGCCTGGCGCGGGAAGTCCCTGAGGAGGATTGA
- the infB gene encoding translation initiation factor IF-2 produces the protein MVKTRVHELAAEFGVSSEQLIQTLKEMNIFVRSHLSALESGQVSAVRVRWEREKRKSAEEPKPKRGRRKKAAAEPVAPEVPAAPVRRRRTKAEVEKVEAEAAAEAEAQASALAALEAEREIARGEAATPARSLEDRARELFKDDAPATEAGAEAPAPAAEASPPAAPTRRKVEDLFPATPPPAPAASGSGTSAPAEPATPAPPPPAAPRKPFIPPRIQRPAPTPAASSGASGGRRGPPSRGPRPVFSSATGPSEASRPREFGPDAKKGDFKKGKKKRGKNQVDQEAVSKNIFKTLKGMKGGRKSRGSRSDEPSYRDVMAGRAAEEREKEKTRIRVNEFISVSELADLMKVPSSQIVQFAFKELGLMVTVNQRLDFDQIELIASQFGFEALREDEYAADLGQEVDEDPPETLQPRAPVVTIMGHVDHGKTSLLDYIRHANIVAGEAGGITQHIGAYHVELPNGRRITFLDTPGHEAFTAMRARGAQVTDLVVLVVAADDQVMPQTIEAISHSKNAGVPMVVAINKVDLPAANVQKTMQDLLQHNVVLEEFGGDVLSAGVSAKKGTGVDLLLEKILLQADVLDLKANPDRKAQGTVVESTLDPGKGPLATLLVQRGTLSVGDDFICGKFSGRVRALFDERGNNMTSAGPSMPVQILGFDGVPSAGDSFLVVADAAEAREIAQKRQRLEREAQNRRGQRGGTLEDFSRALKEGQVTTLPIIIKADQGGPAEALADALAQLSTPEVRVEVVHRGVGAISDSDVLLAKASGAIILGFHVRPDSNARASAEREQVDIRTYRVIYEAVDDIRMALEGLLKPEARETVLGEAEVLQVFKVSKVGTIAGSIVRSGMVQRGTKARVVRDGVTVYTGAFSSLKRFKDDVKEVREGLECGIGIENFNDVKVGDRIESFRLEEIKRTLEPSASVGAA, from the coding sequence GTGGTCAAGACCCGGGTACACGAGTTGGCGGCAGAATTCGGTGTTTCCTCTGAGCAGCTGATCCAGACGCTCAAGGAAATGAACATCTTCGTGCGCAGTCACCTCTCCGCGCTGGAATCGGGGCAGGTGTCGGCGGTGCGCGTCCGCTGGGAGCGAGAGAAGCGGAAGAGCGCCGAAGAGCCCAAGCCGAAGCGCGGACGGCGCAAGAAGGCGGCGGCGGAGCCGGTGGCGCCTGAGGTGCCCGCCGCGCCGGTGCGCCGCCGCCGCACCAAGGCCGAGGTCGAGAAGGTCGAGGCCGAAGCCGCGGCGGAGGCGGAAGCCCAGGCCTCGGCGCTGGCCGCGCTGGAAGCCGAACGCGAAATCGCCCGCGGTGAGGCCGCCACGCCGGCCCGGTCGCTCGAGGACCGCGCCCGCGAGCTCTTCAAGGACGACGCGCCCGCCACCGAGGCCGGTGCGGAAGCCCCGGCGCCGGCCGCGGAAGCCTCACCCCCGGCGGCGCCGACGCGCCGCAAGGTGGAGGATCTCTTCCCGGCGACGCCACCACCGGCACCGGCGGCCAGCGGTTCTGGCACGTCCGCCCCGGCGGAACCGGCCACGCCGGCCCCCCCGCCGCCTGCGGCGCCGCGCAAGCCGTTCATCCCGCCCCGCATCCAGCGGCCCGCGCCGACCCCAGCCGCCTCGTCGGGCGCCTCCGGTGGCCGTCGCGGTCCGCCGTCCCGTGGCCCGCGCCCGGTGTTCAGCAGCGCCACCGGCCCGTCGGAGGCGTCGCGCCCCCGTGAATTCGGCCCGGACGCCAAGAAGGGCGACTTCAAGAAGGGGAAGAAGAAGCGCGGGAAGAACCAGGTCGACCAGGAAGCGGTGAGCAAGAACATCTTCAAGACGCTCAAGGGCATGAAGGGCGGCCGGAAGTCGCGCGGATCGCGCTCCGACGAGCCGTCCTACCGCGACGTGATGGCCGGTCGGGCCGCGGAGGAGCGGGAAAAGGAGAAGACGCGGATCCGGGTGAACGAGTTCATCTCGGTGTCCGAGCTCGCCGACCTGATGAAGGTGCCGTCGAGCCAGATCGTCCAGTTCGCCTTCAAGGAACTGGGCCTGATGGTGACGGTCAATCAGCGGCTGGACTTCGACCAGATCGAGCTGATCGCGTCGCAGTTCGGGTTCGAGGCGCTCCGCGAGGACGAATACGCCGCGGACCTCGGGCAGGAAGTGGATGAGGATCCGCCGGAAACGCTCCAGCCGCGGGCGCCGGTGGTCACCATCATGGGTCACGTCGACCACGGCAAGACGTCGCTCCTCGACTACATCCGCCATGCGAACATCGTCGCCGGCGAAGCCGGCGGCATCACGCAGCATATCGGCGCCTACCACGTCGAGCTGCCGAATGGCCGCCGGATCACCTTCCTCGACACCCCGGGCCACGAGGCCTTCACGGCGATGCGCGCCCGCGGCGCCCAGGTGACCGACCTCGTCGTGCTGGTGGTGGCGGCCGACGACCAGGTGATGCCCCAGACGATCGAGGCCATCAGCCACTCGAAGAACGCCGGCGTGCCGATGGTGGTCGCCATCAACAAGGTGGACCTCCCCGCGGCCAACGTGCAGAAGACCATGCAGGACCTCCTGCAGCACAACGTCGTGCTCGAGGAGTTCGGCGGCGACGTGCTCTCCGCCGGCGTCTCGGCGAAGAAGGGCACCGGGGTCGACCTGCTGCTTGAGAAGATCCTGCTCCAGGCCGACGTGCTCGATCTCAAGGCCAACCCCGACCGCAAGGCGCAGGGCACCGTGGTCGAGTCGACCCTCGATCCGGGCAAGGGCCCGCTCGCCACGCTGCTGGTGCAGCGCGGCACCCTGTCGGTCGGTGACGACTTCATCTGCGGCAAGTTCTCGGGCCGTGTCCGCGCGCTCTTCGACGAGCGCGGCAACAACATGACGTCCGCCGGTCCGTCGATGCCGGTGCAGATTCTCGGGTTCGACGGCGTGCCGTCGGCCGGTGACTCGTTCCTGGTGGTGGCGGACGCCGCCGAGGCCCGGGAAATCGCGCAGAAGCGGCAGCGCCTCGAACGTGAGGCCCAGAACCGCCGCGGTCAGCGGGGCGGCACGCTGGAAGACTTCAGCCGCGCCCTCAAGGAAGGGCAGGTCACCACGCTGCCGATCATCATCAAGGCCGACCAGGGCGGTCCCGCCGAGGCACTCGCCGACGCGCTCGCCCAGCTCAGCACGCCCGAGGTCCGGGTCGAGGTGGTGCACCGCGGCGTCGGCGCCATCAGCGACAGCGATGTGCTGCTCGCCAAGGCGTCGGGTGCCATCATCCTCGGCTTCCACGTGCGGCCGGACTCCAACGCCCGCGCCTCCGCCGAGCGGGAGCAGGTCGATATCCGCACCTATCGCGTCATCTACGAGGCCGTGGACGACATCCGGATGGCGCTCGAAGGGCTGCTCAAGCCCGAAGCGCGCGAGACGGTCCTGGGCGAGGCCGAGGTGCTGCAGGTGTTCAAGGTCAGCAAGGTGGGCACCATTGCCGGCTCCATCGTGCGGAGTGGCATGGTCCAGCGGGGCACCAAGGCCCGCGTGGTCCGCGACGGCGTGACGGTGTACACCGGCGCGTTCTCGAGCCTCAAGCGGTTCAAGGACGACGTCAAGGAAGTGCGCGAAGGGCTCGAGTGCGGTATCGGCATCGAGAACTTCAATGACGTGAAGGTCGGCGACCGCATCGAGTCGTTCCGCCTCGAAGAGATCAAGCGGACCCTCGAGCCGAGCGCCTCGGTTGGCGCGGCGTAG
- the rbfA gene encoding 30S ribosome-binding factor RbfA, which yields MKGSSRRPEQIAENIRQVVADALTRDIRDPRIGLVTLTHVTVSADLSHAKIRVSTQGDEETKQRALEGLRSASGFLRTRVAKALTTRTVPELHFELDRGLEHAARINEVLESLKQEEQD from the coding sequence ATGAAGGGATCGTCGCGTCGCCCGGAGCAAATTGCCGAGAACATCCGGCAGGTGGTGGCGGACGCCCTCACCCGGGACATCCGCGATCCGCGCATCGGGCTCGTGACCCTCACTCACGTGACGGTGTCGGCCGACCTGTCGCATGCGAAGATCCGGGTCAGCACGCAAGGAGACGAGGAGACGAAGCAGCGCGCCCTCGAAGGGCTGCGGAGCGCGTCGGGGTTCCTCCGGACCCGGGTCGCCAAGGCGCTGACCACCCGTACCGTCCCGGAGCTGCATTTCGAGCTTGACCGCGGGCTGGAGCACGCGGCGCGGATCAATGAAGTGCTGGAGTCGCTGAAGCAGGAGGAGCAGGACTGA
- the truB gene encoding tRNA pseudouridine(55) synthase TruB, with the protein MDKPAGPTSHDVVAQARRVFKERSIGHTGTLDPFASGLLVLLLGKGTRVARFLDGLAKTYLATARLGQRTTTDDLTGEPVGEGFEGEGPGRARIAEALAGFVGAQEQMPPAYSAKKQGGERAYARARRGEVVELAPAAVTVYAAELLAVEGRDVTFRVTVSTGTYIRALARDLGEALGTGAHLTALRRESIGSLEVENAVPLGALEPGTPLWPLGAVLGHLPRVVVDEAGRKDLSHGRPVRGVTVGTVVLASDAEVIAVGEGDGEWLKPTVVLVAP; encoded by the coding sequence ATCGACAAGCCGGCGGGCCCCACGTCGCACGACGTTGTGGCTCAGGCCCGCCGGGTCTTCAAGGAGCGGTCGATCGGGCACACCGGGACGCTGGATCCCTTCGCCAGCGGCCTGCTGGTGCTGCTGCTCGGGAAGGGAACACGGGTTGCCCGGTTCCTCGACGGGCTCGCCAAGACCTACCTGGCGACGGCGCGCCTCGGACAGCGCACCACGACCGACGACCTGACAGGAGAGCCGGTCGGCGAGGGCTTCGAGGGCGAAGGGCCGGGTCGCGCCCGGATCGCGGAGGCGCTGGCCGGGTTCGTGGGCGCGCAGGAGCAGATGCCGCCGGCCTACTCGGCCAAAAAGCAGGGCGGCGAGCGGGCCTACGCACGGGCCCGGCGCGGCGAGGTGGTGGAACTCGCGCCGGCGGCGGTGACCGTGTACGCGGCGGAGTTGCTGGCGGTCGAGGGCAGGGATGTGACCTTTCGTGTCACGGTGAGCACCGGCACGTACATCCGTGCGCTCGCGCGCGACCTCGGCGAGGCGCTCGGCACCGGCGCCCACCTGACCGCGTTGCGCCGGGAGTCGATCGGCAGCCTCGAGGTCGAAAATGCGGTCCCGCTCGGCGCCCTGGAGCCCGGCACACCGCTCTGGCCGCTCGGGGCGGTCCTGGGGCATCTGCCGCGGGTTGTGGTGGATGAGGCGGGGCGGAAGGATCTCTCGCACGGACGCCCAGTGCGTGGCGTGACGGTCGGCACCGTGGTGCTGGCCTCCGACGCAGAGGTCATCGCGGTGGGTGAAGGGGACGGGGAGTGGCTCAAGCCCACGGTCGTGCTGGTGGCGCCATGA
- a CDS encoding bifunctional riboflavin kinase/FAD synthetase, which produces MKGTGSGSSPRSCWWRHDHLLPQHPEGTVVTVGSFDGVHRGHEAVLTEIAARARAAGRRSVLVTFDPHPMAVVNPAAAPQVLTTGPERREILAQTGLDYAVLLHFDRALAAMPPERFVREILVAGCGMRELVIGHDHGFGQGRQGDVELLGRLGAELGFAVDVVPALEVDGHAVSSTLVRRAVAGGDLATAARLLGRRYFATGEVVSGDGRGKTLGFPTANLSGIPDRKLLPPDGVYAVRVEWRGGRADGMMNQGGKPTFQHAERSLEVHLFEHTGSLYGEWLKVEWVTRLRDVQRFASLDALRTQLDRDRSSARAALAAAATGTLST; this is translated from the coding sequence GTGAAGGGGACGGGGAGTGGCTCAAGCCCACGGTCGTGCTGGTGGCGCCATGACCACCTCCTCCCGCAGCACCCGGAAGGCACGGTGGTAACGGTCGGCTCCTTTGACGGTGTTCACCGGGGCCACGAGGCGGTGCTGACGGAGATCGCGGCGCGGGCCAGGGCGGCAGGGCGCCGTTCCGTGCTCGTCACCTTCGACCCGCACCCGATGGCGGTCGTGAATCCGGCGGCGGCGCCGCAGGTGCTGACCACCGGCCCGGAACGACGCGAAATCCTGGCGCAGACCGGGCTCGACTACGCGGTCCTGCTGCACTTCGACCGGGCGCTCGCGGCGATGCCGCCCGAGCGGTTTGTCCGGGAGATCCTCGTCGCCGGCTGCGGCATGCGGGAGTTGGTGATCGGCCACGACCATGGATTCGGCCAGGGCCGGCAGGGGGACGTGGAACTGCTCGGCCGGCTCGGCGCGGAACTCGGGTTTGCGGTCGACGTGGTGCCGGCGCTGGAAGTGGATGGTCACGCCGTCTCGAGCACGCTGGTCCGGCGCGCGGTGGCGGGCGGAGACCTCGCCACGGCGGCGCGCCTCCTCGGGCGGCGCTACTTCGCGACCGGTGAGGTGGTGTCCGGAGACGGCCGCGGGAAGACCCTCGGGTTTCCCACCGCCAATCTCAGCGGGATACCCGACCGGAAGCTGCTGCCGCCGGACGGCGTCTACGCGGTCCGGGTCGAGTGGCGCGGCGGACGCGCCGACGGGATGATGAATCAAGGAGGGAAGCCGACGTTCCAGCACGCGGAACGGTCCCTCGAGGTGCACCTGTTCGAGCACACCGGGTCCCTCTACGGCGAATGGTTGAAGGTGGAGTGGGTGACGCGACTGCGGGATGTGCAGCGCTTTGCCTCGCTCGATGCACTGCGGACGCAGCTGGATCGCGACCGCTCCTCGGCGCGCGCGGCGTTGGCCGCGGCCGCGACCGGCACTCTGTCTACCTGA
- the secD gene encoding protein translocase subunit SecD, protein MNASIRNRLLIIGALVALSVYSLFPRDVTIRTRAPDGAMRDTTEKKIPLKLGLDLQGGMHLGLELDQTNRVSSDVSRDIDLALTVLRKRVDEFGVQEPVVQKVGDERIVVELAGVRDPQRAMDIVQKAAFLEFRITDRTGALDKALPAMDRALRGLGITATAGKTSPSAVQSLLGGDSAAAGADSTPVEGGALSSLIQPGTAAGSGVPGEYFVPEAAYPRVDSLLRIPAVKRALPRGVEILWTAAPVSVGVQPYRFFYVVDDKPIVTGRNLVDASAQFDQLTNGPVVTFELDRAGGRQFGAATQAHIGDYMAIVLDGRVQGPPPVIQGRIDRNGQITMGGGKSIVEAQDLALTLKAGALPVPLKIVDRFQVGASLGADSIRGGITAGIIGTLVVILIMIGYYRMSGVLAVGALTLYLLFTLGGLAMIDATLTLPGLAGIVLSIGIAVDANVLIFERIREELIHGRTVRLAVDEGFQHAMSAIIDSNVSTVITALFLFQFGTGPVKGFAVTLTMGIFASMITAVFVSKTFFMIWLQRRPDLTTLSI, encoded by the coding sequence ATGAATGCCTCAATCCGAAACCGCCTCCTGATCATCGGCGCCCTCGTGGCGCTCTCCGTCTACAGTCTCTTCCCGCGGGACGTGACGATTCGCACCCGCGCGCCGGACGGCGCCATGCGCGACACGACGGAGAAGAAGATCCCGCTGAAGCTCGGGCTCGACCTCCAGGGCGGCATGCACCTGGGCCTCGAACTCGACCAGACGAACCGGGTCTCCAGCGACGTCTCGCGCGACATCGACCTGGCCCTGACCGTGCTGCGCAAGCGCGTCGACGAGTTCGGCGTGCAGGAACCGGTGGTGCAGAAGGTCGGCGACGAGCGCATCGTGGTCGAGCTGGCCGGCGTCCGGGACCCGCAGCGCGCCATGGACATCGTCCAGAAGGCGGCGTTCCTGGAATTCCGGATCACCGACCGGACTGGCGCCCTCGACAAGGCGTTGCCGGCCATGGACCGCGCCCTCCGCGGGCTCGGCATCACGGCCACGGCCGGCAAGACCTCGCCCAGCGCGGTGCAGTCGCTCCTCGGCGGCGACTCGGCGGCCGCGGGGGCAGATTCGACCCCGGTGGAAGGCGGCGCCCTGAGCAGCCTGATCCAGCCCGGCACGGCGGCGGGGAGCGGCGTGCCCGGCGAGTACTTCGTGCCTGAGGCCGCCTACCCCCGGGTGGACAGCCTCCTCCGGATCCCTGCAGTCAAGCGGGCGCTTCCGCGCGGCGTTGAAATCCTCTGGACCGCCGCCCCCGTCAGCGTTGGGGTGCAGCCCTATCGCTTCTTCTACGTGGTCGATGACAAGCCCATCGTGACCGGCCGGAACCTGGTGGATGCGTCCGCCCAGTTCGACCAGCTGACCAACGGCCCGGTGGTGACGTTCGAGCTGGATCGTGCCGGCGGCCGTCAGTTCGGCGCGGCCACCCAGGCCCACATCGGCGACTACATGGCCATCGTGCTCGACGGGCGCGTGCAGGGCCCGCCGCCGGTCATCCAGGGGCGGATCGACCGGAACGGCCAGATCACCATGGGCGGCGGCAAGTCGATCGTGGAGGCGCAGGACCTGGCCCTCACGCTGAAGGCCGGCGCGCTGCCGGTGCCGCTGAAGATCGTCGACCGCTTCCAGGTCGGCGCGAGCCTCGGCGCGGACAGCATCCGCGGCGGCATCACCGCCGGCATCATCGGGACCCTGGTGGTCATCCTGATCATGATCGGGTACTACCGGATGAGCGGCGTGCTCGCGGTCGGCGCGCTGACCCTCTACCTCCTCTTCACGCTGGGCGGCCTGGCCATGATCGATGCCACGCTCACCCTGCCAGGACTGGCCGGCATCGTGCTGTCCATCGGCATTGCCGTGGACGCCAACGTGCTGATCTTCGAGCGCATCCGCGAGGAGCTGATTCACGGCCGGACCGTTCGCCTCGCCGTGGACGAGGGCTTCCAGCATGCCATGAGCGCCATCATCGACTCGAACGTCAGCACGGTGATCACGGCGCTGTTCCTCTTCCAGTTCGGCACCGGGCCGGTCAAGGGGTTCGCCGTGACCCTGACCATGGGCATCTTCGCCTCGATGATCACCGCGGTGTTCGTCTCCAAGACCTTCTTCATGATCTGGCTGCAGCGGCGGCCTGACCTCACTACGCTGAGCATCTGA
- the secF gene encoding protein translocase subunit SecF has protein sequence MTRFFANANYDFIGFRKYAYGLTAAILVPGVLFLLFVGLSYSIEFTGGTLIQIKTEQPVDASQLRSALDARGIPGAEIQSMGNAQEYSIRARVAKEGTDANNTEETASAVGAALDASLGAGTYTMLNSAAVGPKVGGELRTQAFLAIFLSFFAVLAYLAWRFEWRFGLAAVGATAHDILATIIFIAVMRIEVSLVVVAAVLSMVGYSLNDTIIIFDRVREDLHKYRRDDFISVLNRSINETLPRSVLTHGTTLATLLALALFGGQVIRPFALVMSFGVFTGTFSSIFIAAPLLLGIERRWPGADARGVKSSAPRAGVTKVQPTV, from the coding sequence ATGACCCGATTCTTCGCGAACGCGAACTACGACTTCATTGGCTTCCGGAAGTACGCCTACGGGCTGACGGCCGCGATCCTGGTGCCCGGCGTGCTCTTCCTGCTGTTCGTCGGCCTGAGCTACAGCATCGAGTTCACCGGCGGCACCCTGATCCAGATCAAGACCGAGCAGCCGGTCGACGCCTCGCAGCTCCGCTCGGCCCTCGACGCCCGGGGCATTCCCGGGGCCGAGATCCAGTCGATGGGCAACGCGCAGGAGTATTCGATTCGCGCCCGCGTGGCCAAGGAAGGCACCGACGCGAACAACACCGAGGAAACGGCCTCCGCGGTCGGCGCCGCGCTTGACGCCTCCCTCGGCGCCGGCACCTACACGATGCTGAATTCCGCCGCCGTGGGCCCGAAGGTGGGCGGCGAGCTCCGCACCCAGGCGTTCCTGGCCATCTTCCTCTCGTTCTTTGCGGTGCTGGCCTACCTGGCCTGGCGCTTCGAATGGCGCTTCGGACTGGCGGCGGTCGGCGCCACGGCCCACGACATCCTGGCGACGATCATCTTCATCGCCGTCATGCGCATCGAGGTCAGCCTCGTGGTGGTCGCCGCGGTGCTGTCGATGGTCGGCTATTCGCTCAACGACACGATCATCATCTTTGACCGCGTGCGCGAAGACCTGCACAAGTACCGGCGCGATGACTTCATCTCGGTGCTGAACCGGTCGATCAACGAGACGCTGCCGCGCAGCGTGCTGACCCACGGGACAACCCTCGCCACCCTGCTGGCGCTGGCCCTCTTCGGCGGGCAGGTGATCCGTCCCTTCGCCCTCGTGATGTCGTTCGGCGTGTTCACCGGCACCTTCTCCTCGATCTTCATTGCCGCGCCGTTGCTGTTGGGCATCGAGCGACGCTGGCCGGGCGCCGACGCCCGGGGCGTCAAGTCGAGCGCGCCGCGCGCCGGAGTCACGAAGGTCCAGCCCACCGTCTGA
- a CDS encoding TatD family hydrolase yields MLVDTHCHLGDAAFAEDRAEAVGRAFAAGVSHLVVVGESRAATALGLALAADARISTTAGLHPHDARTWTDETAGWLAETLRDPRVVACGEIGLDYHYDHSPRDIQRLVFERQMALAQEAGKPVVIHARDADADVAAVLRTFPAVVAILHSFSSGPDLFEAGGALGHYISFSGMVTFRSWRLDDLVRATPPERLLVETDAPYLAPVPHRGHRNEPAYVRLVAERVATVRGEEAASLIERTGQNAHRVFGGRLGPA; encoded by the coding sequence GTGCTGGTCGACACCCACTGCCACCTCGGCGACGCCGCGTTTGCGGAGGATCGCGCCGAGGCGGTGGGGCGGGCGTTCGCCGCGGGTGTCAGTCACCTCGTCGTCGTGGGCGAGTCCCGCGCCGCCACGGCGCTGGGCCTCGCCCTGGCCGCCGACGCGCGGATCTCCACCACCGCAGGTCTCCATCCCCATGACGCCCGCACCTGGACCGACGAGACCGCCGGCTGGCTGGCGGAGACCCTGCGGGATCCACGGGTGGTCGCCTGTGGCGAGATCGGCCTCGACTATCACTACGACCACTCCCCGCGCGACATCCAGCGGCTCGTGTTCGAGCGCCAGATGGCCCTGGCGCAGGAAGCGGGAAAGCCGGTCGTGATTCACGCGCGCGACGCCGACGCCGACGTCGCCGCCGTGCTGCGGACGTTTCCCGCCGTTGTCGCCATCCTGCACTCGTTCAGCAGCGGCCCGGACCTGTTCGAAGCGGGCGGGGCGCTGGGGCACTACATCTCCTTCAGCGGCATGGTCACCTTTCGCTCGTGGCGGCTGGACGACCTGGTCCGCGCCACGCCCCCCGAACGGCTCCTGGTCGAGACCGATGCGCCCTACCTTGCGCCGGTCCCACACCGTGGGCACCGGAACGAGCCGGCCTACGTGCGGCTGGTCGCCGAACGGGTGGCGACGGTCCGGGGCGAAGAAGCCGCGTCGCTGATCGAGCGGACCGGCCAGAACGCACACCGGGTCTTTGGGGGACGATTGGGGCCCGCCTGA